The genomic DNA AACATCCGTCCTTCGGGAATTCCTAAAATCAAAATCCTCTGCGCCGTTAAAGAAGTGGGGACAAAATTTTCTCATCGACCCGAAAGCCGTTCAAAGCTTAATCGATAGCGCCGACCCGGAAGCTCTGCAAAGTTCTGAAATCATATTGGAAATCGGCCCGGGGTTGGGCGCTCTTTCTCACTTATTGATTCGATTCAAAAAGAAATTGAGGTTATATGAGATCGATCCTGTTTATGCGGAATGGCTGGAACATTTCCTTCCCGGTGCGGAAATTGTTCGGGGAGACGCGAGAGAAACCTTACGATTGCCGCCCGACACAGATTGTTTTCTTTTTGGAAACCTCCCCTATTATATAACGTCGGAGCTTATTATCCTCGCATTGGAAAGATTGAACGGCCTAAAGGGCGCCGTTTTCCTCGTACAAAAGGAATTTGCCGTTCGCCTCACGAAAGAAATTTCTTCACTCGGAATATACGCCGGAGCATATGGAATTTTTAAATTACGGAAAAGGATTAAAGCAGGTTGCTTTTACCCTGCTCCGAATATAGACTCCTCGATCCTTAGTTTTAAATCGGCGCCGCGGTTCGCAGAAAGGAAGTATTATCAGGCGCTTGAATTGCTATGTCGAGTCGCGTTTTGGGGAAAGCGGAAAAAACTGAGTTCATCCTTAAAAGAAGCCCCGATAAGATCATTTTATCCGAAAGGAGAATTTCCTTTTCAGGATAAGGAAGATTCTTTAAGATCCCGTCTTTCACTCGCCGTAAAATCGGCGGAAATATCGATCGATAAGCGACCCGAAGAGTTGAAGCAGGAGGATTTCTATCTCGTAGCGGAAAAATTTCCTTTCAATTAAAGGAAACCTTAGGAAGCCCTATCGAGACTGGCGCTGAAACGCCTTATATTCGTTTATAATTCTATCGCCGAACTCTTTCCATTCCTCGTCTTTTTTAAACCCGAAATGTAGAAGTACCTCCCAGTGAATCGCGGCAGGATCCGCCTTCCCCTCGTAACAATCGATAATCC from Leptospira fainei serovar Hurstbridge str. BUT 6 includes the following:
- the rsmA gene encoding 16S rRNA (adenine(1518)-N(6)/adenine(1519)-N(6))-dimethyltransferase RsmA gives rise to the protein MSFPEYPFFKTSVLREFLKSKSSAPLKKWGQNFLIDPKAVQSLIDSADPEALQSSEIILEIGPGLGALSHLLIRFKKKLRLYEIDPVYAEWLEHFLPGAEIVRGDARETLRLPPDTDCFLFGNLPYYITSELIILALERLNGLKGAVFLVQKEFAVRLTKEISSLGIYAGAYGIFKLRKRIKAGCFYPAPNIDSSILSFKSAPRFAERKYYQALELLCRVAFWGKRKKLSSSLKEAPIRSFYPKGEFPFQDKEDSLRSRLSLAVKSAEISIDKRPEELKQEDFYLVAEKFPFN